From Rhodococcus antarcticus, the proteins below share one genomic window:
- a CDS encoding ScyD/ScyE family protein — translation MVTPSAAGSPGVSFTPVITGLNAPRGVAFDGQGSLYVAESGQYLSDALGFHLSSTGKVTKYRGSTFTPAWSTPFSSVYDTEHGPEVLGPEGISAIGSGCMKHSAGQRNGCQVKMIMSESTTGLAAAGLPDATQAGRLYRLDGATGTATSISDVGDQQYQWTADHKSLQTADFPDSNPYGVLVTKDPATDAIRTFVADAGANTISEIAKDGSNRIIAYIPNDPVSDSTPTCISQGPDGMLYVGTLDLVYNLFVPGGPNRSAVWRVDPNANFSTIPTVWATGLTTVTSCTFDRAGNFWATEMFQPTQGAPGDIVTIPFSSPATLTRIGAEDLPLPGGIAQGPDGSMYVSVNSANTEAGVGAIVKVTS, via the coding sequence GTGGTAACACCCAGCGCCGCCGGCTCGCCCGGGGTCAGCTTCACCCCCGTCATCACCGGCCTGAACGCTCCACGGGGCGTCGCCTTCGACGGCCAAGGCAGTCTCTACGTAGCCGAGTCGGGCCAATACCTCTCGGACGCCCTCGGCTTCCATCTCTCCTCGACCGGCAAGGTCACCAAGTACCGCGGGTCCACCTTCACCCCGGCGTGGTCCACCCCCTTCTCCAGCGTGTACGACACCGAGCATGGCCCCGAGGTGCTCGGCCCGGAAGGCATCAGCGCCATCGGCTCGGGCTGCATGAAGCACAGCGCCGGTCAGCGCAACGGCTGCCAGGTCAAGATGATCATGAGCGAGTCGACCACCGGGCTCGCCGCGGCCGGGCTCCCTGACGCGACGCAGGCCGGGCGGCTGTACCGCCTCGACGGAGCCACCGGCACCGCGACCAGCATCAGCGACGTCGGAGACCAGCAGTACCAGTGGACCGCCGACCACAAGTCACTGCAAACGGCGGACTTTCCCGACTCCAACCCCTACGGGGTCCTGGTCACCAAGGACCCGGCCACGGACGCGATCCGCACGTTCGTGGCGGACGCCGGCGCCAACACGATCAGCGAGATCGCCAAGGACGGCAGCAACCGCATCATCGCCTACATCCCCAACGACCCGGTAAGTGACTCCACACCCACCTGCATCTCCCAAGGGCCTGACGGCATGCTCTACGTCGGAACCCTCGACCTGGTCTACAACCTGTTCGTGCCCGGCGGTCCCAACCGGTCCGCGGTGTGGCGGGTCGACCCCAACGCGAACTTCTCCACAATCCCGACCGTGTGGGCCACGGGTCTGACCACGGTCACCTCCTGCACGTTCGATCGCGCCGGGAACTTCTGGGCCACCGAAATGTTCCAGCCGACCCAAGGAGCGCCGGGTGACATCGTCACGATCCCGTTCTCCAGCCCGGCAACCCTGACCCGGATCGGGGCCGAAGACCTCCCCCTCCCCGGCGGCATCGCCCAGGGCCCCGACGGGTCCATGTACGTGAGCGTGAACTCCGCGAACACA
- a CDS encoding HAMP domain-containing sensor histidine kinase has product MKLDPRDWGVRVRLSLAAVVVLAATLLVVAGGVLWVLRGSLQSSADAAAGVRVDQLVAQLRTSAPGSQDPGLVATSGETSVVQILTPDGGVLLASPDAPGVPLAGPLPDGASSLNGSVGVPGAQGGVFRVTARGVGGPGGDLTAVVGVDSAGVTDTVMTVGAVLAVGLPVVVVVAAALTYVLVGVSLRSVERMRARVADVSPAELSLRLAVPRPRDEISRLATTLNAMLARLQAGNDAQRRFVADASHELRSPLATVTAALELARDRPGVIDRELVGAHLLPEAQRMQRLVEDLLLLAKADEQGLALRVADVDVEDLVGVEAARLRATTTLAVMTQVQAVRVRGDEGQLARVVRNLADNAARHARSQIELWCRITPGGVQLVVADDGPGIPASERERVLQRFVRLDEGRARATGGSGLGLAIVAEIVAAHHGTITIADSELGGARVMVELPSAGPGQSPSRQR; this is encoded by the coding sequence GTGAAGCTCGATCCCCGGGACTGGGGAGTTCGGGTCCGGTTGAGCCTGGCCGCGGTCGTGGTGCTCGCCGCGACGCTGCTGGTGGTGGCCGGTGGGGTGCTCTGGGTGTTGAGGGGGTCGTTGCAGTCCTCGGCGGATGCCGCGGCCGGCGTCCGGGTCGACCAGCTTGTCGCCCAGCTGCGCACTAGTGCCCCGGGGTCTCAGGATCCTGGTCTCGTGGCCACCAGCGGGGAGACCTCGGTGGTGCAGATCCTCACTCCTGACGGTGGCGTGCTGCTGGCCTCGCCCGATGCTCCTGGCGTCCCGCTGGCGGGGCCCCTGCCGGACGGGGCGAGCTCCCTGAACGGGTCGGTGGGGGTACCGGGCGCCCAGGGCGGGGTGTTCCGGGTGACCGCGCGTGGGGTCGGCGGCCCGGGCGGTGACCTGACGGCGGTGGTGGGGGTGGACTCCGCCGGGGTCACCGACACCGTGATGACGGTGGGGGCGGTGCTCGCGGTGGGTCTGCCCGTCGTGGTGGTGGTCGCTGCTGCGCTGACCTACGTGCTGGTCGGGGTCTCGTTGCGGTCGGTGGAGCGGATGCGGGCGCGGGTGGCCGACGTCAGCCCGGCCGAGCTGTCGCTGCGGCTGGCGGTCCCCCGTCCGCGTGACGAGATCTCCCGGCTCGCCACGACGCTGAACGCGATGCTGGCACGGCTGCAGGCTGGTAACGACGCGCAGCGCCGCTTCGTCGCCGACGCCTCCCACGAGCTGCGCAGCCCGTTGGCGACGGTCACCGCGGCCCTCGAGCTGGCCCGGGACCGGCCGGGGGTCATCGACCGTGAGCTGGTGGGCGCTCACCTGCTGCCCGAGGCGCAGCGGATGCAGCGCCTGGTGGAGGACCTGTTGTTGCTGGCGAAGGCCGACGAGCAGGGCCTGGCGCTGCGTGTCGCCGATGTCGACGTCGAGGACCTGGTCGGGGTCGAGGCGGCCCGGCTGCGGGCCACCACCACCCTGGCGGTCATGACGCAGGTGCAGGCGGTCAGGGTGCGCGGTGACGAGGGCCAGCTCGCGCGGGTGGTCCGCAACCTCGCCGACAACGCCGCACGCCACGCTCGCAGCCAGATCGAGCTGTGGTGCCGGATCACCCCGGGTGGGGTGCAGCTGGTTGTCGCCGACGACGGCCCTGGGATCCCCGCATCCGAGCGTGAGCGGGTCCTGCAACGGTTCGTCCGCCTGGATGAGGGTCGCGCCCGGGCGACGGGTGGTAGCGGTCTCGGTCTGGCCATCGTCGCGGAGATCGTCGCCGCGCACCACGGCACGATCACCATCGCCGACTCCGAGCTCGGTGGTGCCCGTGTGATGGTGGAGCTGCCCAGTGCTGGGCCGGGTCAGTCCCCGTCGCGCCAGCGGTAG
- a CDS encoding response regulator transcription factor — MRVLLVEDEVSLAETIRRGLDAEGWVVEVATDGEQGLRLGSDHPYDVIVLDIMLPRLNGYDVLKGLRRRQVWTPVLMLTAKDGEFDQTDAFDLGADDYLIKPFSFAVLVARLRALQRRGAPTRPVVLTSGDITLDPARRRVHQGGVEVEMTRREYGLLEFMLRHQGIVVSKAEILAGVWDTHYDGDDNIVEVYVGYLRRKFGATTIETLRGRGYRWRDGD, encoded by the coding sequence GTGAGGGTGTTGCTGGTCGAGGACGAGGTGAGCCTCGCCGAGACGATCCGCCGTGGACTCGACGCGGAGGGGTGGGTGGTCGAGGTCGCGACCGACGGGGAGCAGGGGCTGCGCCTGGGCAGCGACCACCCCTACGACGTGATCGTCCTGGACATCATGCTTCCCCGCCTCAACGGCTACGACGTCCTGAAGGGGCTGCGCCGACGGCAGGTGTGGACCCCGGTGCTCATGCTCACCGCCAAGGACGGTGAGTTCGACCAGACCGACGCCTTCGACCTGGGCGCCGACGACTACCTCATCAAGCCGTTCAGCTTCGCCGTCCTGGTGGCCCGGCTGCGCGCCCTGCAGCGCCGTGGCGCCCCGACCCGCCCTGTCGTGCTCACCTCCGGCGACATCACCCTCGACCCCGCCCGTCGGCGGGTCCACCAGGGTGGCGTCGAGGTGGAGATGACCCGGCGCGAGTACGGCCTTCTCGAGTTCATGCTCCGCCACCAGGGGATCGTGGTCAGCAAGGCGGAGATCCTCGCCGGGGTGTGGGACACCCACTACGACGGGGACGACAACATCGTCGAGGTCTACGTCGGGTACCTGCGCCGCAAGTTCGGGGCCACCACCATCGAGACCCTCCGGGGCCGCGGCTACCGCTGGCGCGACGGGGACTGA
- a CDS encoding YggT family protein, translated as MIAVLLFLLTVAWFVLVARVLVDFAMSVVPVGSGAQQPVARTQASLHRVTEPVLAPLRRRLPPVRVGPVAIDLSILVIFLGIVVLRALLGR; from the coding sequence ATGATCGCTGTGTTGCTGTTCCTGCTGACCGTCGCGTGGTTCGTCCTGGTGGCCCGCGTGCTCGTGGACTTCGCGATGTCCGTGGTCCCGGTCGGTTCGGGTGCACAGCAGCCGGTGGCCCGCACCCAGGCTTCGCTGCACCGGGTGACGGAGCCTGTCCTGGCCCCGTTGCGCCGCCGGCTGCCCCCCGTGCGGGTCGGTCCGGTCGCGATCGACCTGTCCATCCTGGTGATCTTCCTGGGCATCGTGGTTCTGCGTGCCCTTCTCGGCCGGTGA
- a CDS encoding S1 family peptidase, with amino-acid sequence MRRLRVVSAVATALVGILIGSVVSAGPAFALANGTAATAGQFAFAVKLVMTNVPASTGGSYTSGCSGALISPTWVITAGHCFHDVNRNPVSGAVPYPTTATFNTVTTNPTPATAVTFSIDTVQQSPTADIALAHLSGASATTNTVAPLHLATTRPSRGTIVTMAGWGATQDVNPTPSNQLYWGRMKITGYSSTTVNVVGYSPSKNTSACLYDSGAPYFTTGTTPLLVSTESDGPSCPHTSAETTARVDNQLTFIRSWVPDLP; translated from the coding sequence ATGAGGCGTCTTCGGGTTGTCAGCGCGGTGGCCACGGCCTTGGTGGGGATCCTCATCGGCAGTGTGGTGAGTGCAGGCCCGGCGTTCGCGCTGGCGAATGGCACAGCAGCGACAGCGGGGCAGTTCGCGTTCGCGGTCAAGCTGGTGATGACCAACGTTCCCGCCAGCACCGGGGGTTCCTACACCAGTGGGTGCTCCGGTGCGCTGATCTCCCCGACATGGGTGATCACCGCCGGGCACTGCTTCCACGACGTGAACCGCAACCCGGTCAGCGGTGCGGTGCCGTACCCGACGACCGCGACGTTCAACACCGTCACCACCAACCCGACCCCGGCCACCGCGGTCACCTTCAGCATCGACACAGTCCAGCAGTCGCCCACCGCCGACATCGCCCTCGCCCACCTCAGCGGTGCGAGTGCGACCACCAACACGGTGGCACCGCTGCACCTGGCGACCACCCGGCCCAGCAGGGGCACGATCGTGACGATGGCCGGGTGGGGTGCCACCCAGGACGTGAACCCCACCCCCTCGAACCAGCTGTACTGGGGTCGGATGAAGATCACCGGCTACTCCTCGACGACGGTGAACGTCGTCGGATACTCCCCGTCCAAGAACACCAGTGCCTGCCTGTACGACTCCGGTGCGCCGTACTTCACCACCGGGACCACCCCGCTGCTGGTGTCCACCGAGTCCGACGGGCCCAGCTGCCCGCACACCTCGGCCGAGACCACTGCGCGGGTGGACAACCAGCTGACCTTCATCCGCAGCTGGGTACCTGACCTGCCCTGA